Proteins from one Mycteria americana isolate JAX WOST 10 ecotype Jacksonville Zoo and Gardens chromosome 1, USCA_MyAme_1.0, whole genome shotgun sequence genomic window:
- the PRSS23 gene encoding serine protease 23 — MAGLSTLILLLCAAKDVMPSSSHWKPTWPSYRVPVILPQSTLNLDKPQFDAEARLEVVSPCGPACHKSSPLPTYEEVKNYLSYETLYANGSLTETEVGIYILSNSGDGSQGKSRTKRQIYGYDSRFSIFGKDFLLNYPFSTSVKLSTGCTGTLVAEKHVLTAAHCIHDGKSYVKGAQKLRVGFLKPKLKDGSKGANTTSSAMPEKMKFQWIRVKRTHVPKGWIKGNANDIGMDYDYALLELKKPHKRKFMKIGVSPPARHLPGGRIHFSGYDNDRPGNLVYRFCDVKDETYDLLYQQCDAQPGASGSGVYVRMWKRQNHKWERKIIGIFSGHQWVDMNGTPQDFNVAVRITPLKYAQICYWIKGNYLDCREG; from the coding sequence ATGGCAGGCTTGTCCACTTTAATCCTCCTTTTGTGTGCTGCTAAAGATGTGATGCCCTCCAGTTCTCACTGGAAGCCAACTTGGCCATCTTACAGAGTTCCAGTTATCCTGCCACAGTCTACCCTTAACTTGGACAAACCGCAGTTTGATGCTGAAGCCAGACTGGAAGTGGTATCTCCCTGTGGCCCAGCGTGCCACAAAAGTTCTCCACTGCCAACTTATGAAGAAGTGAAGAACTACCTGTCCTATGAAACCTTGTATGCTAATGGTAGCCTCACTGAAACTGAAGTGGGCATATATATTCTGAGCAACAGCGGTGATGGGTCTCAAGGCAAATCTCGAACTAAGAGGCAGATCTATGGCTATGACAGCAGGTTTAGCATTTTTGGGAAAGACTTCTTGTTGAATTACCCATTCTCCACATCGGTGAAGCTATCTACAGGTTGCACAGGGACGCTAGTAGCTGAAAAACATGTTCTTACTGCTGCTCATTGCATCCATGATGGCAAGAGTTATGTCAAAGGAGCTCAGAAACTGCGGGTGGGGTTTCTAAAGCCCAAACTGAAAGATGGCAGCAAAGGGGCCAATACCACCAGCTCAGCAATGCCCGAGAAAATGAAATTCCAGTGGATCCGAGTGAAACGGACACATGTCCCCAAAGGATGGATCAAAGGCAATGCCAATGACATTGGCATGGATTATGACTATGCCCTGCTGGAGCTGAAGAAGCCTCATAAAAGAAAGTTTATGAAGATAGGTGTGAGCCCACCAGCAAGACACTTGCCTGGAGGGAGGATTCACTTCTCTGGTTACGACAATGATCGTCCGGGAAACCTGGTTTACCGTTTCTGTGATGTCAAAGATGAAACGTATGACCTGCTGTACCAGCAGTGTGATGCCCAGCCGGGTGCGAGTGGATCTGGGGTGTACGTGAGGATGTGGAAGAGGCAGAATCACAAATGGGAGCGTAAAATTATTGGAATATTTTCAGGCCATCAGTGGGTGGACATGAATGGCACCCCACAGGATTTCAATGTAGCTGTTCGCATCACACCCCTCAAATACGCACAGATCTGTTACTGGATCAAAGGCAACTACCTTGACTGCAGGGAAGGATAA